GACATATTGAGCACATTTTCTCCCGCCTTTAATCAGGAAGAGCCTCGAGAATTTAACATTCAAGTCTATTTTTATTACACACTTTTTAGTGCACCGAGATACGTGGTTCCTTCCTTGAGCAAGGGGTTGATTACCGGCTGGTTCAGTCGTGAAGCGCTGCAAGGTGCTCTATACGTTCCTTACCCTAATGCAATACAACGTAGACGTGCAGAAGTTAAATTGAAGGACATTCAGCCAATGTCTGAACTCCTTGAGCAACTCACATAATTTTTAGTCGGCTCGCCTTCCCTTGTGTGAGTGACTGCCCCCACGGCGATACATCCATAGTGTCGTCGCATCAGGGCGCTTGCCGATTTGAGCTTCAAACCAGTCGGCCAGTTGCTCATTGCTTAGCCGCTTGGGGGAAGAGTCAATGAGGGCACGTAACTCCTGTTCCTGCTCTGCATTTAGCAGTCTCTTGCTACGAAGCTCCCGCCCTCGCCGCACATCCATGAGCGACTCTGGCCCGCGCGCGTTGTACTTGGTTACCGTGTTATGTACAAACTGCCAGCTCAGCCCTAACTTCCGGGCCACTGGCAGCTTCTGCGGTTGCTGTGTGTAATGCCAGATCACTGTCCAGCGCCGCCCCTCGATCTCCGTTGGGGCGGCATCCCGGTAAGCCGCAATCTCAGCCGAAGTCAGGTGTGGCACCAGTGGAGTCACCTTATAGGCCCGCCGTCCATTCGCCTGACTGAACTGTTCGGCCACCACGTCGTACCAAGAAGGAATCTGAGGCATGTTGGCCACCAGGGGCCTGCGGGTCAACGCCGCTGCCCTGACCGCTCCTGAGAACCGCCAGGGCCAGTCCTGCACCAGATAGGCTAGCCGCTCTATGAGGGCCCGCCTACCAGCCAAAGAGAAGTCCTCAAAGGAGCGGTTGCGCCGCTGTGGATACTCCGGGGCATCTGGCAGGTCTTTCAGTGCCTCGCGCATTTCGGGACGCATCACTACCGCAAGCAACTGATGAAGCACGTCAAAGCCCTCCTGAGCAGGTACTTCACCCAGACCGTCCCATTCCAGCACTCCGGCTCGCAGGCCTCGCAGCATTCGCCGCTCCAAGTCAACAACGGTAGGACAACCCACTTCCGATGTCACATCTGTGAGACGCTCTCCACATTGGGAACACCACGCGAAGGGTAGCTCCAACTCCAGATAACCGTTCCGTCCTGTTCCTAGGTCATTCAGATGGGGCGCAAATGGGTAGTGACACTGTGGGCAGGCATCAAGTAGGGCTGTGCCGTGAACCGGGCAGACCACCACGAAGGACATCCGCCATGAGAGGCGTAAATGTGGATGGATATCTTCAGCCAGACAGAGTGGGCAATACAGCGAACCAGAGCGGGAGGCCCGGTACCCCCGCTTGGCCAGCGGAAGGAGCCACCTTACCGACCCCTGCGGCTCCAGCCGCTCGAAGAGCGTACCTGCATACTGGCTCAGCACCAATTCTTGAAGGCGCTCTGATGCAATACCCGTCCCAGCCTCAAGACGCCTAGACAGTTCAGAGGAGAGCAGCCGATCCCGGTCATGTACCCAGAAGTTCGCATCCCCTGTGAGGTACGTCGTGATGTAACTGAGGCGCTCAGCATTGGCATACGCTGTCCTGATCAGCCAGGACGATAGGCTTTCCCCTGGTTGCGGCTGTGGGTGTCCAGGCAGGCGCTCAACGGTCATCGCCATCCGACTCATCGTCCATTTCATCTTCAGAGACTGTGCCCAGCTCTCTGATACGCGCCTGATAGTCCAGCTTCACGTCCATCCCATATTCAGCAGCACTGGCCGCCTGGTCACGCAGATCCGGTGGCAGCCAGTCAAGGCGCAGCAGGAGTTTGGCGGTGATGCGTTCCTCGCCACTGATGACAGCTTCCTCAAACGCCAATACGAGGAGATTCTTCAACTCACCAATGTTCCGGTTCGACATTG
The sequence above is a segment of the Deinococcus radiophilus genome. Coding sequences within it:
- a CDS encoding helix-turn-helix domain-containing protein encodes the protein MLRGLRAGVLEWDGLGEVPAQEGFDVLHQLLAVVMRPEMREALKDLPDAPEYPQRRNRSFEDFSLAGRRALIERLAYLVQDWPWRFSGAVRAAALTRRPLVANMPQIPSWYDVVAEQFSQANGRRAYKVTPLVPHLTSAEIAAYRDAAPTEIEGRRWTVIWHYTQQPQKLPVARKLGLSWQFVHNTVTKYNARGPESLMDVRRGRELRSKRLLNAEQEQELRALIDSSPKRLSNEQLADWFEAQIGKRPDATTLWMYRRGGSHSHKGRRAD